Proteins from a single region of Methanofastidiosum sp.:
- a CDS encoding proline dehydrogenase family protein → MENKFSLNYAKKWIAGEELRDAFSVISRENENGIFGMINYLDEHLKSYEFIENNYFEYQKIITKINNSGQDINISIKPSQLGLEVSKELFLENMLNLRKKADSTMIWIDMEKSSMIEDTIWVYGHLDTKNTGIALQANVDRSLKDIEDLLSIGSKIRIVKGSYAGKDIISNKIIISENYRKMMHYLLENSSFFALATHDEVLINECIELNKNFKIDIEYQFLYGVKFELKRKLAEGFNVRDYIPYGKKWAPYILRRMKEIKNK, encoded by the coding sequence ATGGAAAATAAATTTTCTTTAAATTATGCTAAAAAATGGATTGCAGGAGAAGAACTTAGAGATGCTTTTTCCGTTATATCGAGAGAAAATGAAAATGGTATATTTGGAATGATTAACTATTTGGATGAACATCTAAAATCATATGAATTTATAGAAAATAATTACTTTGAATACCAAAAAATAATAACAAAAATCAATAATAGTGGACAAGACATAAACATATCTATAAAACCAAGTCAATTAGGATTGGAAGTATCAAAAGAACTTTTTTTAGAAAATATGTTAAATTTAAGAAAAAAGGCTGATAGCACAATGATATGGATTGATATGGAGAAAAGTTCAATGATTGAAGATACAATTTGGGTTTATGGGCACTTGGATACTAAAAATACAGGCATAGCATTACAAGCCAATGTGGATAGATCTCTTAAAGATATTGAAGATTTGTTATCAATTGGAAGTAAGATAAGAATTGTCAAAGGAAGTTACGCAGGCAAAGATATTATATCAAACAAGATCATTATTTCAGAAAATTACAGAAAAATGATGCATTATCTCCTTGAGAATTCTTCTTTCTTTGCATTGGCAACTCATGATGAAGTTCTAATTAATGAGTGCATAGAATTAAATAAAAATTTTAAAATTGACATTGAATATCAGTTTTTGTACGGTGTAAAATTTGAATTGAAACGTAAACTTGCAGAAGGATTTAATGTTAGAGATTATATACCATATGGAAAAAAATGGGCCCCTTATATTTTAAGACGAATGAAAGAAATAAAGAATAAATAA